The sequence GCCGGAGGCGATGTCCAGCACATCGCCGGTCTCCAGCAGCGGCAGGGCGCTGCGTGCCAGTGCTTCCCAGGTGCGGCCGGGCGAGTAGTGGCGCTCCATGTCGCCGGCCACGGTGTCGGCCCAGTTCTGGTCGGCCGCGCGCATGGCCAGCACCGATGGCAGGCGTTCGGCGTCCTGGCGCAGCAGCGGGTCGTCGCTTCCGGTGCTCAGCGCATGCCACAATGCGCGCTGCGCGTGATCCAGCGCAGCCTCGTCGAACCGGTAGTAGGCCGAAACGCCGGCGCGGCGGTCGCGCACCAGCCCGGCTTCCTTGAGCTTGGCCAGATGGGTCGACACGCGCGGCTGGGCCAGCGTGGTCACGGCCGACAGCTCGGCCACGGTGAGTTCTTCCTGTTCAAGCAGCGCCAGCAGGCGCACGCGGGTGGAGTCGGCAAATACCTTCAGCCGGATTGACCAATCCTCGAGATCCATAAATATCCACTTATCGCGATATAGCGATATTTTCCGTGCTCGCGTCATGGATGGCAAGCAGGAAAGCCCCGACGGCTGCACTCGAGGCTGGATGGTTACAATCGTAACTTCAT is a genomic window of Stenotrophomonas sp. Marseille-Q4652 containing:
- a CDS encoding metalloregulator ArsR/SmtB family transcription factor → MDLEDWSIRLKVFADSTRVRLLALLEQEELTVAELSAVTTLAQPRVSTHLAKLKEAGLVRDRRAGVSAYYRFDEAALDHAQRALWHALSTGSDDPLLRQDAERLPSVLAMRAADQNWADTVAGDMERHYSPGRTWEALARSALPLLETGDVLDIASGDGVLAELLAPHAKKYVCIDTSARVVAAASERLRRLANVSVREGDMHALPFEDRSFDLVVLMHALTYASKPAQAVAEGARVLRKGGRLMLTSLARHEHRAAVEAYGHVNLGFTDKELRRFVEKAGLTISSLETVTREKRPPHFEVISLIAHKA